DNA sequence from the Polyodon spathula isolate WHYD16114869_AA chromosome 19, ASM1765450v1, whole genome shotgun sequence genome:
CAACATCAGTGTTTGATGGCGTAGCATCGTCAACTTCCATGTCAGATACTACTTCAGGTAGTGTCACGGAGAGGAGTACTAATGCATTTACTAGTGAAGTTGCCACTACTTTGTATACCACAGATTCCGCCAGTGGTTCTTCTTACCCATCGCCAACTGCAGTAACAGATAAGACAAGTACTGCTACAGCGGTATCATCATTTACAAGTGCCTTTCCAACAATGGCATCTACCCTGCCATCTAGTACAGGAGATACTACAAGTGGACCTCTTCCAACTGAAAATGGAACCGGCGTAGTTACTGGAACACAGACCACTGTTTCGTCTTTGGTCACTACCCATACGACTTCTGGGTCTTCAGATTTTACATCAGTTCATTCATCAGTAGAGCCAACATCTACATGGTCTCCTACAGAGTTCACTAAGTGGTCATCTACGTTGGCCACTACATCACCAACGGAAGTAACTTCGACTGTTTCCTCTTCTGTTACTACTAATGCTACATCTGGTTCACTTACATCACCAGGGAATTCATCAACAATGCCAACGTCAGAGCCATATACGGGTACAGAGTCTATAAATGGGTCAACTACATTGGCCACTACAGACTGGCTCTCAAGAAGTACTGAAGTGTCTTCCACCAAACCTGAAGATACTACAGAGGTCTCCACATTCAAGACCTCCACAGAGCCTACGATTTCTAGCACCATCACATCTGCTAATACATCACCAACTGCAAATGTTACCACTTCTGCTATTACAGATGCAACAGCAATGGCTAACTCATCATCGACTTCAGATATCACAGTTTCCAGCACATTCAAAACACTTGTGACACAAGACACATCTTCTGAAAGTGAGCTCACGTCAACTGTTTCACCAGTTACCACCCCACAAGGACTTACAACAATGATAACAcccaacacaacaaacacacagacaacttTGTCTTCCTCGGTATCAGTAAATTCCTCTTCCACTACTGAATCTGTAGGGTCCACAGCTTCTATGACAACACTCGAAGTGAAGCCAAATGAGACTACACCTGACCAGACCACAATTTACCTTTCTTCTACAGCCAGCAACATTAACATGACAACTGTTTCAGAAGTGAAACCAAATGAGACTACACCTGACCAGACCACAATTTACCTTTCTTCTACAGCCAGCAACATTAACATGACAACAGTTTCAGAAGTGAAGCCAAATGAGACTACACCTGACCAGACCACAATTTACCTTTCTTCTACAGCCAGCAACATTAACATGACAACTATTTCAGCTTCTCCATCAACAGAATCACCCACCACATTGTTAATACAGTTTTCTAGCCCTATATCAGCTTCTGAAAGTACAGAGACAGCAACTTCAGAAACAATCAGCCCTACTGAAAGAACCACCTCCATGTTGTCTTCACCTTCTGCTTCACCTGAGGTTTCTACATTCCAAACACATTCCACTGAGCCTCCACTTTCCAGCTCCATGACAGCCTCCCATACATCACCAACAGAAATACCTTCTACTGTTTTTCCAACTGCAAATGTTACCCATTCTCTCATTACAGAGGAAATGACTACAGGAGACATAGCCCCAACTTCAGGGTCTACTGTTTCCAGCTCATTAGCGACTGAAGGAACATCTCCGGAAAGTGAAACCACGCCAAGTGTTTCATCACTTACTTCAACAACCGTACCAGTCAACACCACAACAGCTGACACAGTTGAGACGACATCAACACAATTGACACCAGCAAGTACAACACACACGACACACGTTACTGTCACAAATGTGACCCCTCCATATACACCAACAGCCACTCTTGCAACACCCACAACTACTATGGTCAGCACAATACAAACAGATACACCACCTATCACAACAACACAATTAGTTACTGACACAGAGGCGGTAGTGACTTCTGGAGGAACATCCATAACTACAGAGACCACGAAAATCTCCTCATCCCCTTTAGTTACAATAACCGGAGCCTTAACTTCCATGATTACTATGTCATCGCAAACAACCAGGGACACTGCTTCCACTGTGCAAAGCACAACACGACCTCCCAGTACTACCGCAGTAAAGCCTCCACTGGAATGCAAAATTACTGAAAGAATTTGGGTGAAAACAGGTATGGATTGTTTAATGTTGCCTGCGTGTTACCATTAGATACCACTGTTTtatcatttacagtatattttgggGATTAAAATGCAATATCTGATAGTGaccatttatttaattgtagTGATGGATGTGCAATGTTCATTGCAGGTAAAGGCATTTTTTGTGGGATTATTATGTACGCCACAGACAATGAAATTAAATTAACCACCTAGGAAATGTGTATTCTGCCATACAGCTGAGGGTTTTTTTCCTGTGACTTCAGTTATCTAGATGAATTGACTTTCCTGGTGTCTATGGTTAAGGtctatttaaagctgcagtttatCATAATGATGTTCAGTTAAGCACTAAAATATATGTTGTTAATGCTACAATACATAGAAGATTGTTGCATATACAGGTTCTTCTGGTAAAGCTCAAGATGCTTAATAGAAATTCAAAAGGGGATTGTATTTTTTCGAAATTTTTCGGATTCACCAACAAGAATGCTATTTTATTCTTGGACTTACATACTGTGCTATTTAAGGAGCAAAGTAAAGACAAAGAGCAAAGCAAAGCTGCTTAATTAGCTTTAGATTTGATACTTCATTGGCTTCTGATTGTGTGTTTCTTTCCACAGTTTTGTCTCTGAACTTAAGGAGAAACAGAGTCGATGATGCACTTAAACAGAATCTTAGGACTGGACTCACACAGGCATTGCAGAATGCTTTCAACAGCAGCGAAGTACATGCTCAGGTCAGCAGAGTCCCCTTTATAAACTCTAACAGGGTTTAAATGTGTTTAGGCTTGAATGAGCATTGACTAGTTTATTTTCTTCTTGATTGAACTGAGTAGATAACAACAATAAGCACTGTGCCTGTCTCCCTTGACAAGATTATTAATAAACTACACTTTTAAAGGTCTAAGTGAGAAATATACCTATGAAAGATTTTTCTTTAGGGTAGGTGCAAGAAGCATAAAGAGTAAATGAAGCAGTTACTGCTATCTGTTAATGACAATTGCAGAACTACTTGTACTTCAGGGAtgccaaaaataaacattaaacatttccACTGCTTAAACCCATAAGCATCCTGCTCCAATGACCTTCCATCCCTATCATTCAGGTCTCAACAAGAATGCTAAATAAAGCATGATCAGTGCACATAAGCAGGAAAAGGCCAGCGCTAAACATTTGTATCACACTTAATACTATTCTAAGTGAGAGTTTCTCTCAGGTCTGTGTCTTCCTGCAGGTGGAAATGGTTTTAGTTTTAGCACACAGCTATGCCCTTTAACACAGAGCAGTGACAATGCTGCTTTGGGTTGCCACTTTCTATCCAGACTTTGATTGAGAAAGACTGGATTGTttaaccggggggggggggggggggggtcaaaaccGTTCTTCTTTTCCTTCATTTCAGTGTCATTCAATCTTGGGatctttctaaaaagaaaaaatacatttagagccACGAGCTTACGCTATCGATCTTCAGGTTGAAAGAACCTTAAAAAAAGCTCAATAGGTAAAAGAGAACATTTGTTGAGATTTACTGTACTCTAGAAAACACAGTAACCAGGGAACAAAAGGTGTAAAAACAATTCAGGCATTATAACCTGTGTTTTCTGACACAAGCCTTCACTTGAATGGTAAAATTGTACGTTCCCATTCATGCATTTTATGAATTTCATCTGCAAGTGTGCAGACTGGCACAAAACCCATCCATCCATTCCCTTTGAATACCTTCAAAACAGTGGGATTAAGGTGTAGTTTCACTTCAAGGCTAAATGAAATACAATCTCACAATAAGGTATTCACTAGAACTGAGCAAGTGCCAAATATATAGATATTCATCATCATAAGAGTGCATGAATACCCACTTGTTAGAATGTGCTTCAGCAACTTGAAAGAGTATTTATTCAGTAGATTATTGTGGAGTTTGAAGTGTTTGACTGAAAACATAAATGCAGTCtcagaaatattacattttactttctaTTTCAGAGTACAAGTGTAATTGCAGCTTTTATAATGGTGAAAACCTGTTTTGAAAGCTTATTGTTTGTGTGAGGGGGTGAGTCACATTAGATGACTATGTTTCTGTAACTGATAATATTGCTTTAGTAACCACAGAGCAACTAACCCTTTCAAAATTCATAAGAAGTGAAAACACAGGGCTCTGCACACTAGACCTGGTCTTGTGtcagtatttgaaatatttcttgACTGTTGTTCTCTGTCTTATACTGTCGCTGCCAGGCAGTTATTCAGATATCTAGACACATTGTTCGACATAATTGAATGCCTCTACCCAGGAGCAATAGACTGGAAGTCAACAGATGGATGTTCCAAAACTAATGTTggtgaagataaaaaaaaaattaaattcagacAGAGAGATACaagtacaatacagtatttttttccctttatttaactaggtagtcacattgagattaaaacctcttttacgagtgagacctagccaagcaggtagcaacAAGTCAATCGGCCAAGAAGAAcaatacacagtaaaatacagttaagacacaggcaaatcacatttaaaacaataatcaaaatacacaaaagtggTCAACtatctaaaacaattacaactctcagtcacaaaatcatgcagtacttttaaattgcaataaagataatCTGGTTCTgtagctttagtttggactggaactcattctaggaccatggggcataataaccaaaggatcctttaccagcctcagtacgcacatttgggattttaaaatgcaaaaaagaatgagatctgaggctatggttattATGGGatgctataaggtattcatttaaataagagggtaatttaCATAGAATAGCCTAacataccagaatataccagtgcttcaacctgcgtaaagccaaagaagtccatcctaccaaatcgtataatatacaatgatgaatattaaatcttgtatttgtattgtacctcaatatAATGAGTCCAGTttatctaaagttgatggtgatgcaaacctatatactgcatcaccatagtcaatttgcggcaaaaacaaacaagcaataaggctcttttttgtttccatagaaAAACAAGATTTGTacaaaaaacccaaaataaatttcagtttttttgcaagATGTTCAATATGAGCCTTAAAATCCAGATTCCTATCCAACCAGATACCCAAAATACTTGTATTTATCAACAAACTCAATGTCCTTGTGATCTAAAGTAACTGAAGTTAGAGTCACAGGATCAGTTTTCCTTGCAGCAGAGAACACCATAGCTTTAATCTTACTGGAATTAAAAAGAAGCTTTAAATCAATTGAAGCTTTTTGAATGGAATCAAAATCAGATTGTAAATTACTAACTGCCAAGGTTAAGGACGAATTGCATGAATATAGAATGCTATCATCAGCATAGGGATGGTATACAATAGTTCAACTTATTTAATTCATATAATACATTACAAACAACAGAATACATACAGCAAtagaaaacaaagcaatttattaAGTGTTACGACATCACTTTGAAAACCTTTTAAGCTGATCAAATACTTTACTGAGCGTTTGTTTCAATGTGTTATTTTGATGGTCTATAAAGATAATAAATGAGAAATTCATGTCTTTTTATAGAAAGTATCACTTTAGAGAAGATAACACCATCTATAAGGACTCACAATGTTAtatgtaatgtacagtaactgTAAAGCTAGTTTAGGACtttgataataatattaatattttattaataggaATATTTTGGATTTCTGGGTGATGAAGACCTAATGCTTTATGACAGGAAGGTGAATTGGATTGATCAAAACAGTGACAGAACTAAAGaatttaaatactaaaatatcaCCAGTCCTGGAATTTATTTATGATTTCCACAACAGCTGTATTAAGATCTGCTACCATTTAGatgaactgaacaaaaaaatacagtgtcGATACAAAGCTGTAAACTATGATTTTCTTGGTCAAGTTCCTTTATGGGCACCTCTATCAATATCAATGATATAAAACacagttattgtttgttttcacacGTAAAGTTTACTTTATGTTTACAAAGCATTTGATCAGAGATGCCTTTCCAGGGATTGGCACACATAGTTTTATTCTTCTACTTAAAAGTCCAGGTATTTATAATAGTAGATTTGTCTTCTATCTGAACATATTACATAGCTTTTAACTTGGTAATGAATACCATTTTGTACCCAATAATAATCACATCATATAGGTTATCAGACTGGCTGGCAAACAATAACTTTACCAGCAATATTGCAAAGTGGGTGATACCTAATGTTATTGAAGATTATGCTTTGTTTGCATGCTGTGCATCTTGCCAGAGGTAATATTCCAAAGTATCTCATCTGGCTCTTTTTATTGCTTTTAGATTGAGTCTTTGACAGGCACAACTAATGTGACAGTTGGTTACTACGCTACAAACGACAGAACTGTCTACATCACAGCTGTTGTCATTAAAGCGTTAACTGATTATGGGGATCTGATGAGTGACATTAAACAGCATGTGACTAACGTTCAGTCACTGCCCATCCCTGTGGCTCCCTGGATCCCTACTCCTGCTGTCTGGATGCAGCTTAAGACGGGTAAGAACAAGATGCTCGAGGGATTCTCACGGGGAGCCCTTCAGTGTGATTAAGTGGGGCTTTCAGGGACCCCTAGGAACTCTTTTTATTTTGAATCGGAATGTTTTTAAGTAGTCTGTGGTACTGTGTGGCTTAATCAGTTTGCAGCCAACTACATTAAagtaattgggggaaaaaaaactaaaaaaacccaaacacttgATGAAGCAAAAATCTGGATTGTAAGAAAAGAATCCAGctgattttatttgttaaaatgctGTTCTATAATTATTCCACATATACCAGTAACCCCTTTATTTTACTTGCCTAGATAGTAAAAGGGTCTGTCCTTACCTGCACCTACTTACAGGATTTGCTAGaaattaaacaatgaaacaaaaataacaaaatgcttTAAATGACCTTTACTGATGGTTTCCATGCCTGCCTGTGGTTGCCTTTGGTATGTTGCTTATAATATTACAGAGCATGAATGTTAATCATGATCTTCATATAATTAAAGGATGACGGGATAAGACTAATCTGTTTATATGCTTTTGAATAGATTTAAATTGCATTCGATTGTGGTTTCGCTTATTTAAGCCATGATTGAAATTATGTAAATCTATTATTAAACGACTGGTCCTGTATCATCTCCAGTCCTCAGGTTTGTGGGAGCAGCAGACAATATCCAATCCTGCAACTTTGTTCAGACCATGGAGCAAAGGTTGCAGAATGCATTCGCAGAAGCAGAGTCAAAGGTCTTGAATGCAAACAACAACCTCACTGTTCAGGTAAATGActtccttttttgtattttgacaaCTCAATTAAATGGGATCAAATGGGGGCGATAAACACTTTTCCACAAAAATGGATGTGGATCTGTGACAAGCTAAGGTAAAAATGTGCAACAATGAAGGGTGGCATACTGTACGATGTTAACAGCTTCAAAACGTCTTAGTTTAACTCATTGCTACTCAAAAGTGCCTATGAAATAATGCAAACATCCTATAATAAGCCTATGAATATCATGGAGTTTTAATATATTctattaaagtagaaaaaacattgGAAGATCAATCAAGAACCCCAGGTGCTTCAGTTGGGAGATATCTAACCGTGTTAAAAAAACATATCATGTGAATGTTGAAGAGCCCACCAATGATTTAATAcctgttctttttaaatttgaCAAGGAAATTACTAAAAAAGGTAGGGAGTAGTAACGAATATTGGTTTCACATGACCACTGATCCCTTTTAACAAACTGAATATAACACTGATGTTTCTGTTTAAGCTTTAGAGCATTTTTTAAAGAGGATCCTGTTCCTAAAAGCATGACTCAGctcttgtttctgtttcttttccaTTAGATTTTGAGCACATCTCAGTCGGCTGAGTCCCCAGCTGTCACTTTGATCTATGTGGTGCAGAACCAGAGTGTGATGCTGAATGGAACAACCTCCAGCTCCCTCCTCAATCAGCTTACCGCAGAACTAGTGGGCTATTACCTCTTCTTCCCACCGCTGATCATTGCTGAACGTAAGTGTCATCTTAAAGACCATCTTAAAGACCATCTTAAAGACCATCTTAAAGTCTAGACCAGGATTGGGGAACCCatgttcctggagggccggtgtccctcctggtttttgttccaactgtgccctaaattacttaattaggcCAATAATTGGTAATAgttggtccaattaaataatttagggcacagttggaacaaaagccaggggGGACGCTAGGATTCCCCACCCCTGGTCTAGAATATAGATTAGATAGATAGTGAGTTTATCAAATGATTAAACTGGAGGTCAGGTTGGTTTGCCTCATTATTCAGGTGAAATGCTTTCTTTAGAAGTCCATGGAGAGTCCTCAGCATCCAACCATGTCAGAACGGGTTTATTAACAAGGCATCCAggattatttattgtttaccaATTAGTAAACATATCTGGACAGCAGTGCTTCTTATCTGTGAGTGAGAACAGAAAGGGTACTTTATTTATTGTCACTGCCTCCTGTTCTTATGTAAGGCTTAGGGCTAGGTTCCCAGATTTTCCATGTTACATTCGGAGTTGTGTCATCCACATTGTTACTATCTGTTCCTTAAAGGTAGAatggaaataattttaaaagcttgttaTTCCCTCACTCTTGTGTCTTTCATGTTATCTGTATTTCAATTATTGTCTTGCTTCTGCTTTTCAGCAAATCATTGAAACTTTAAGCTCAGAAAGATTTGTACATAGCCACAAGCCTAGCTGCTGAAGACCATTTCATATAGCCTTGGTTTGGAATCCCACAAGGTCATTGGATTATTACGCTCACCTACAACACCTGTGCAAGCTTTCCTGCAGACAATTGCTTTGTAAATGCAGATTGATTTAATTGCTGCTATTAACTATCCCTAGGCTTGGTTTACCTAGGCTATTTGAAAAGGTCTTCCGGAGCTAGTCTTGTGGCTACTGTGTGAATCTTACTGAGCTAAGACTTTTCAAAATGAGTGATGAAAGACAGAAACAAGACTGTAATTGGAAACCAGGTAACATGAAGGACATATGGGTTCTGTAAGAGAATGGTCCCTTTTGTAAGCCCTTTCCATTCTACCTTTTAAGTGACTTTATCATTGCTAAATTCTTCACCGTCACCTCTCAAATCAGCACCTGTGGACCAGTATAAGGCCAGTGGCCAAGTTATGAATGCAAGTACTGTAAATCTCCATagcaaaaataaaatccattaccAACCCAATTAGTGTCCTAACTTGAAAAGGGtgcttttttattgtagttttgttAAAGAAGACCAACTTCATACCCATTTTGAAGATACCATCTTTTCTAGATAGAAAGGGAATTTCAAGCAATAAGTGTTTCCTACAGCTATGCACAATCACTTCTCTTTGTGTCCCAACAGTGGGTTATCTGTGAAGGATAATTTACCACTGGCTGATGAGATTAATTCATTTCTAAGACAGTAAAATTAGTTAAAAAGATAAAAGCAACATTGTTTTCATATAATGTGTTTGCATATCAAAGACCATAATACTGGTAAATAATTTACTTCAAGGGTTTGAAGGAAGAACCCGTTGTACTTCGAATTTAGTAGAACTCCtcactgtgttctgtgttgtatgggagtgaacaaaacagatttttttttgtttttaatttgctaaAGAAATGTTTGCTTAGCTGATGCTGTTATTCTGGTCACATTTCACACTTTGGGAGGCAGTTTTCCTTGAATACCAAGATAAAGCACTggcacagtatacagtactgtaccaaaTAACCAGGGCATATCAGATATGATGCAGCTGCATTGCTCTACGttaggggtctccaatcctggtcctggagagccagtctccctcctggtttttgttccagctgtaccaTTAAGTGCTtgttagaagcttaattggtccaattaattaatttagggtacagttggtaCAAAAAAAAGGAGGGACACTGGCCATTCAGGGCCAGgatggagacccctgctctacatAATTGTCaattaattcaataaaatgtaacTGTAACTATTACTTcacattttattctgaaaatcaagcagccaaaaaaaaaaaaatctttatttttagaatttcCACTGAACTTGATACAAACTGCTTGTAATCTTTTTCGGCGACTGTTGTCCATTTACAAATTAGGCAGATTTTAAAACTCCCGGATTGTCTACTTCAAAGTTGCCTGCAATGATGCAGTGCAATGATCTGTCTGTTCTCTTAGTTGTTTGCAGCTTTACACAGCTGTGCTTTCAGTGAGAGACTCTTTGATACAGCAGCAAGGGTGTAGGGGTGTACGGGTCCAGGTGTGATGGATGTATAACATCATGTGCACAGCATCAATGTTTGTTACAGTATCAAagcagataattaaaataaatgagcaAGATCATCACGTAATCAGCCAAAAAATCCTATTGTATGAAAATGATGAATTCCTAATTAACAATACTACGTGCCTCATTTACGAAAGAACACTAAACATTGTGGTGCAGTGTGAGGGAGTCTTGGAcattatcactcacaatacatgtagtgtgcacgctatggtatgtaaattaagCACATAGTGTGCatgtaaatgaatgcattctctgttagtaaatggggcagtacattttgatttatggTGCATGTTAGGCTCACTATTTAATGTGCACGTTACATCTACATATGCTGACCTTTTGTAAATGAGTCCCAATGTCATGAAACTGTTTCtcatttttgtttgcattactttttttttttagcattgaagTATAACAACCTTGACACTTCACCTTCAACAAAAGACTACTGGGTGACTACAGGTATATGGTGCTGTTTGTGAAActtagtagatcatctctttaaCTGCTATTCGCTTACCGAAATGAGAACCTGTAACAGCAATCATTTACTGAAATGTTCTTATTCAAGATTCGGTCTCACAGCTGCCTTTGAAGTCCATTCCAATTACTGTGGACCAATAATATTAAGCAGTGGACTGGGCAGACGTAAAGTGTTCAACGTACATGTCCAGAATGAAAATGTAAAAGGGGATCTAGATTATGAAAAGCTAAATGATAGCACTAAGACGTTATTTAATGGCCATGCTAGAGAGCCATGTTGACTAAGAAGATTATTTTCAAGGTTTATGATTGTCATGTCATATTAATCGGCACTAGTTTTACAACTTTGTGTGCGAATAGAAAAGAGCTCCTGAAGCATAAAGTAAAAAGACACTTTGATTTTGCATGTAATCCTGTGCCCTgtcttttgttttactttgtgaaCCTCAAGTCATTCAAAACGTTGATAATTCCTCCCTGAATGGAAACTACCAGAGCTTTGCCAGCCTGATGGAGCAGCGGCTGGCAGAACTCCTTGTGATCGCCCAACAGCAGGGAAGACGGTTCAGGCGAGCCACCACAGTGGGGAGCTACACTGTTCAGGTTAGACGTGAGCAATATTAGATACCAAGCATTTCAGTTTAATGTAGGGAATAGTTACCTGTACGCTACAGGACTTCTTACACCATGTCCCTGTATTAAAAGGGAAAACGATGCACTGAACTATGTGGTAAGATAGGGTGAACATCTTAGGTCGGTGCGTGGTGGATATCGAGCTGTATAAAGAAAGAAAGTAGTTTGTCAAGTGCTATATACAGCTTAGGgctaaaaacagaataaataacatATCTGGGTCTCAAATAACTCCCTCTCCACCAGACGTTCTATGGAAATCAGCCAGTTAGGAAGTTAtttcctgttaaaacaaaattgtaGTAACATGCAGTAACAACATCATTTTGTCATAACAATTTCTGTATCTAAAATCGAAAACACAGCCCAAAcaatttataaataaactgaaagCATAGATTGTCCGTCCTTAATGTTTCACTGTTAATTATAATACAGGCATTGTATTAACAGTGCTGTCTTCTTTCCCCAGATGGTGGAAATGAAGCGTGTTGAAGGTGCAAAGAACCCCGTTGCATTGACCTACTATGCCCTGCAGAATGGCACCCCATTGCTAGGCACTACCACAGCGAAAATCCTCAACACTATAGACTCCCAGACCATGGCCTTAACACTGGGCTACTTTGTGCAGCAGCAGGCGGAACGTTTGTACtctcatttgttttcttctttatcCAAGTATTTTAGGTTTGGCATTGCATGCAGGGGTGCAGTAGACAAGGGACCTGCATTGTGCActtatttcaaatgtttcaatAGGGAAAACTGGCCTGAGTCACTTCAGTTACAAGTGTGATCTTAAGAACAGCACAGAAGGCAGTACCAGCAACACACTCTGAGATaaattgaatatacagtacattatacatGTGCAATTCAACCGAAATAAATAGATATTATCAGACTTTTCAGCACAGACTAAAGGAACCATGAAGGTACTACCACAACACCTGCTGCTTGAGCAAACCTTACTCATCAGGGGTGACCTAATTAGATTTCTCAGAGTTGGTTTACTGCACTACAGCTACAGTGAGTAGATTAGCTTTTTGTGCCCCACGTGTGAATCAGCAAGAATGCTGTGCCTAAAAAAATATACCcattatttaacaatgtttacAAGAATGACAATAACTGAAGATGTCAAGTCAACATCATACAATAAAAATGCCTTAACTTATCCTTTCTGTATCCACTGCATGTATAGTGAGATTGTGTCTTGGTGTTTACACAGCTGTGGTAAAGAATCCCCCAAATAACCTGTGGATCATTGCGGCAGTGCTAGCTCCCATTGCTGTGGTCACtgttatcatcatcattatcactgcagtgctgtgtcgGAAGAACAAGAACGACTTCAAATCTGACACCTTGGCCAACATGCACCAGCGGGCCAAGGTAAGCACTTGGGTACAAATGTGCAATAGGGACAAGGAGTCTTGGAAATTTGTAGTACAAATGGAATAGAGATAATGAGGAATAATTGGAACTGCATTCGATTGGCATGCACGCTTCCTCTAAAGGAATATAGCTTGGATGATTGAGCCACCTTGGGTCACATACAGCGTGCACCTCTTGTATACTACCTTAGAAGAAACCACCATTGAATAGCATATAGAATACTATAACTGGAGTATACAGCTCACTTTATGTATTCTATATATAACACACAGAATTTGTCGTAAAATGTACAAACGAATGGGCATTATAATCTGTAAGTTATGGTAAACATTGCATTTATGCATTTTGAGGTTGCactgaaaatcaatttttttcacaaatgcttTTTCCGCTTTTGCTATTGTGTAGGTGTCTGATGTGTTTGCTGATCTCAACGATACATGCTAATAAGTTACCAACACACAAGGCATAATAATAAAGGGATTTCCCTCAACTCACATTTCCTTTGTGGTACAGAGAGCCAAGAATAGTTTTTTAGCTTTGGTTGAATAAATTACTGCTATGTGCTTAAATGTAACACATGTAATGGTCTGTGAAGGACGAAACGTTTTGCTTTGACAAAATTCATTCTTATGAAGGTTTGAACTGAACTGAGAAACATAAAAATTCACCTAATCAGGATAATTTTTTCTGACTAAATTACCACCAAAACATAATGTGGGATTTCAAAATCATGTTAGCAGTGGTA
Encoded proteins:
- the LOC121294321 gene encoding UPF0606 protein KIAA1549L-like isoform X2 produces the protein MTTVQTMDKDIPVTHTTSMVPSVATEYISSSFSDYSTMGSAETSKPTKLTSTGSPAVMTTSQVNQNKTDLTTNDVFTGDIRSTVLSVSPSVTTEHPTPASATTMSRNTHVSSRITTTTVSQTTKEVTGNFSSQTTLLYSTKATVSTSSPTSTSAAFITVDEISTISDSQQTVSNSVTSSTGVTVSINGSVQSPTTVKDKTTSLTSAFPTMGSTVPSSTEDTTSAPLPTKNGTGIISTRQSTVSSFVSVSETAFTLSTIKPEVTTEVTTSQTHTTGPPHFSTMTPAHTSTTKLTSPTVFSTEHMTSLLSTPESTVSSSFTAKVTEETSTKNQTTIPIATSTIQELSTLTDPTENITIPSTSSLPNLPSTVASSASTVASSAQSTVNVSFSTASPTTKDATDRTTIFNSSSPIVSTHSTFITGDKTSTVSDSQQTTSVFDGVASSTSMSDTTSGSVTERSTNAFTSEVATTLYTTDSASGSSYPSPTAVTDKTSTATAVSSFTSAFPTMASTLPSSTGDTTSGPLPTENGTGVVTGTQTTVSSLVTTHTTSGSSDFTSVHSSVEPTSTWSPTEFTKWSSTLATTSPTEVTSTVSSSVTTNATSGSLTSPGNSSTMPTSEPYTGTESINGSTTLATTDWLSRSTEVSSTKPEDTTEVSTFKTSTEPTISSTITSANTSPTANVTTSAITDATAMANSSSTSDITVSSTFKTLVTQDTSSESELTSTVSPVTTPQGLTTMITPNTTNTQTTLSSSVSVNSSSTTESVGSTASMTTLEVKPNETTPDQTTIYLSSTASNINMTTVSEVKPNETTPDQTTIYLSSTASNINMTTVSEVKPNETTPDQTTIYLSSTASNINMTTISASPSTESPTTLLIQFSSPISASESTETATSETISPTERTTSMLSSPSASPEVSTFQTHSTEPPLSSSMTASHTSPTEIPSTVFPTANVTHSLITEEMTTGDIAPTSGSTVSSSLATEGTSPESETTPSVSSLTSTTVPVNTTTADTVETTSTQLTPASTTHTTHVTVTNVTPPYTPTATLATPTTTMVSTIQTDTPPITTTQLVTDTEAVVTSGGTSITTETTKISSSPLVTITGALTSMITMSSQTTRDTASTVQSTTRPPSTTAVKPPLECKITERIWVKTVLSLNLRRNRVDDALKQNLRTGLTQALQNAFNSSEVHAQIESLTGTTNVTVGYYATNDRTVYITAVVIKALTDYGDLMSDIKQHVTNVQSLPIPVAPWIPTPAVWMQLKTVLRFVGAADNIQSCNFVQTMEQRLQNAFAEAESKVLNANNNLTVQILSTSQSAESPAVTLIYVVQNQSVMLNGTTSSSLLNQLTAELVGYYLFFPPLIIAEPLKYNNLDTSPSTKDYWVTTVIQNVDNSSLNGNYQSFASLMEQRLAELLVIAQQQGRRFRRATTVGSYTVQMVEMKRVEGAKNPVALTYYALQNGTPLLGTTTAKILNTIDSQTMALTLGYFVQQQAEPVVKNPPNNLWIIAAVLAPIAVVTVIIIIITAVLCRKNKNDFKSDTLANMHQRAKPVQGFDYAKQHLGQQGGEEEASPVTQETGVLPLPVRDAPLSQERGISQDGSTTKTTMTSEIRKRLPSGDVSVISNTSGKPNTGRISPQKMKKEELKKKNVPMSDEEDGAVLFDRVSRSSPDPYDTSSGSLQLISIKPLAAPPSYSHPDSDRSQESAVINGEVNKALKQKSDIEHYRNKLRLKAKRKGYYDFPALDGNSKSLPQKQRHMYEKAQMELDKILDPDEDMSSTYVKSKNRQSHMKNPAYRSRQSLNSPSPGGTEMDLLVTRERPRRGIRNSGYDTEPELIEETNVDHVAGPRGYTRGRQVKGHSETSTLSSQPSIDEVRQQMHLLLEEAFSLASAGQVTANRQQGQYNPVQQLPFSEVVTSAPGTMNRPRGAVQWVPASSDLYQYSLPRPAFRFSQLSDMALGSPPPPVPPRSGPAVVTSLRRFFPVRSTSDIGTKTRTSEPIGPEHQSQHDAAPFVPVTRASVSTASVDQPVSNYSGNPAPAVYAIPANRPGYSGYFIPTPPTPYRSQTWMPYPAEGNVPSQWAEAVPLPGYVEAYPHSRYQQNSPVRLPRHYNQASSLHPSLDQALTPSTTASQQSLAENDTSDTSLTNISTAALVKAIREEVAKLAKKQTDMFEFQV